CGTTAGCGGAAGGATAAATGAGCTTATTGATCAATATAGTAGCGACTTGGGTGATGGTTTTCGTGGTACCCGAGAAAAGATAAAATATGCTCAAACAACGGGTACGAAACGCAAAGATTATGCCAGGAGCAGTCGCCACGGCAACCAGCTCTTTTTTTAGTTGCATTGCTTAACGTACGATTTTTTTCGTATCGTGAGGTGACCCCTAAGGAGTGATGAATCATGTGGCCGTCAATCAGGAAATTTCTAAACGTTCCGGATCACCTTACTGGTAAAAATACTGCTATTGCCGTGATAGACGTCATTTTCCCGCATCATCCCGACATTTCATCAAACAATCGTCGGAATGTGTATCACGTCAATACATCGGAACCGAAGGCGGAGCCCCTTAGGTTAACTGCAAATAAAGGGCCATGGAATACAGGGCTGCACGGCCTGTGGACCGCTTCAGCAGCCGGCGGTTCAGGACAGCTTTCGGGCGGTAATTACTCCGGTGCGGCACCTGAAGCGGAGCTCTTCTTGATCGAGGCAGGACTATACATCAACACAGATGATATGGAAGTGAAATTTTGCGAGGCACTGAATTGGCTGAAGAAGAATTATCGCAAGTTTAATATTCGCGGGACAGTACTTACAATCTCAGCTTTGAGGGACTCGGGACTGCTGCCGTGGCAGGCGGATCCGATACGCGTTTTATGCGAAGAACTTACTCATGAAGGTTTGCTGGTGATTTCTGCATCAGGTAACACGATTGAACTCACCTGTAATGGACCGGCATCTTCCCCTTCCGTATTATCTGTCGGGGGCCTTATAGTCCCTAAAGACGGTATGATTAAGCATACAAAACCGTACCATGGCTGCCGGGGAGTCACTTTTGAAGGCAAAGGGGTTCCAGAAATTCTTGCTCCTGCCGAAAACGTTGTGCTACCGATGCCGTTTCAGTCGGAAGAAGAACGTATGAGCCATGCGACGGCACCATTCGATGTGCTGCCGAAAGAATATGCGAGAAACGAAGGAACCTCATTTGCGGGACCGATTATTTTGGGCGCAGCGGCGTGCATTTGGCAAGCTCATCCTGAGTGGTCTGCCCATCAAGTGAAAACTGCCATACTGGAAAGCAGTTTTCACTATCCCGCATGGCAAGAACTGCAAGCCGGATTGATCGATGTTTCGGCTGCGGTAGATTATGAACCAAGTCATGCGGAAGATCAGTTAGGAAGTCCGTTTTCCCATTGGCAGAGCTGGAAACGGAAAATACCCGCCGATCGGCTTGAAGCTCTTCGGAGTCAGCATGAAGAAACGATTGTCCGGGTGTTATTATCGTTTTTATTCGAAACGATTTCCGAACAGTACGCTTTACCTATTCAGGATTTGCTCGTACACCCTTCATGGCGAATACGTACTGCGACCGTCGCGCTTCTTGCCTCTCACCCAGCTGCGGTGAGAAAGGACGACTTGCGGAAATTGCTGACGGACGACAGCCGTTATGTCAAGATGGGAGCATTATACACACTCGGCAATTGCGCTGACTTGTGGGAACCATTATCCGGTGATTTGATCAGCCTATTTTCGGATCCCGATTCCGATATCAAGTTTTGCGCATTAAAAATCGCCTCCAAGATCAAAAACCGGCGTTTTATCGAACCTCTAATCAGCGGATTGGAGCATGATGCAAGGAATCAAAACGTCGCTGCTTTCGGAGCACGCGTGATTGCACTGAAGGCCATAACTGGTATTCATTTCCCCGAAACCGGGTGGCGTGAGGGAGATTGCCCTTATTCCGACCGCACCACCGATGTCAGACTTAGCATTTGTCAAAAATGGCAGGAGTGGAAGAAGTCGTGACGTTTACTATATGAATCTGTTCCTGTTCAAGGTGGTTCCTTTGCTAATAGTCTAATAAACCAAATATGCCGTGAAGGAGATTACAGAGCGGGCTGGATTTCGAAGTCGAAGTTATACCAGGCGCTCCAGGAACGGAAGGAATAAAATTTGTAGCCTGGGTAGCGCTAAGTGGTCCTTCAAAGGAAAAAGGCCACAGTGGATCGATCGCAGCCTCGCTCCGCTAATTGGCAGCATAGCTCAATGTTACTAATACATTGGAATTATTGGGATCAATCTTCAGGAGAAGTGGAACATACGAATAGCGGGAGAATTATATCATCTTCGACATGCTGACTTTTTCGTGCAGGAAATGCACGGCTTTATATCTGCGATAGAATTTTATATTGAAGGGAGGGAAAACGATGGATTGGTTGGACAGGATGAAGAACGCCATGGAATTGATTACTGGAGTATCGTTATCTGAGTACATTCGACGTCGACGGTTGACATTGGCAGCATTTGAACTGCAGACAACAGATGCAAAGGTTATTGAAGTAGCTGTGAAATATGGATATGATTCGCCAGAAGCGTTTGCACGGGCGTTTAAGAATCTTCATGGGATCATGCCGATATCTGCGCGCGATAAAGGCGTTTCTCTAAAAGCCTATCCTCGAATGTCCTTTCACATTTCAATAAAAGGAGATGTCGAAATGAACTATCGCATCGAATCAAAAGGGCCTTTTGAGATGTTTGGAGCTTATGGTCTGGTCAATTCCGATCCCCATAATGTATATGCTGAAGTTGCTCAATTCCGTCAACAATGTGATGTACCGTATACGATCCGGACGTGTGGATCTTAATGACATCATCAGGCGATAGTATGTTGTGTTCCGCAACGAAAGGCAAATCCGGACCGCACTCGGAACAGTAACAGACGGGAATCTCAACCGTGTTTCCGGTAAACGTGCTTGCACTTGTCACTGCTGCGTTGTGAACACGCGTCGCACGCTCCGTTAACCATGAAACAACTTTCGACTGTGCATCTCCTGACGGCCTGCCCGCCTTACCTACAATTACGGGATCATAATAAATAGCTACGGATACATAAGACGGCACAGCTTCATGAAACCCCGGAAACGGATTTTGTTCCAAAGTGCGCGTCAGTTCCAACACCTTGCGGTGCGAAACGGGATCGATACCGACACCGAACTTGACGATAAGCGCGCGTTCCCCCAATGGAAAGATCCTCACACCTTCTGCCAATAATCCCCGCCTCCCAAATAGGACTCTCTGTATTTCATCCGCGGATTCGGCTTCAAGCTACCGAATGAGCCGCTCGCCTTCCTCCAGATTCCCGAGCTTCAGCTTGCTCAAGCCAGTCTTATAGACGACATCCGCCGAATTGCGGACCAGTGCCTGCTTCCTCGAGCAGCTTCAACGCCATGACATATTTTCCTTTCTCCATAACCGTGGCGCCTCCAACTTGGCTCCCGCATTATGCTGCTGCATCTGCAGCATAATGCGGGAGGCAATTGCGCTTGAAAGGCGCCAGCAGGCTCTGAGCCGCAAATGAATTGCCGACCAACCTCACAACTGTAAAAAGTTGCTCATCGCGCTACCTCCATATTACTCACAAGATGGAGGTAGAAGTATGGATCAGGCCGCTGCCTACTTCAGACAGGCAACCGGGTTGTTAACGAATCGCCTCGCGACCGCTCCACGACGCTTCGCCACGAGCCGGATGCGATTTCCGGGTAGCCGCTCGGATCGCGCCATACATATACATATACCCAGCCTTCACGATTTCCGTCGATATCGACGACACGCACGCGCTCGTATTCGTTTCTCGAGTCCCCCGGTGCATAAAAGTGCTCCAACTGATCCAACGCCGGCAGCCCGGATTCGCTTACGGTCATCCATTCACCCACGATAACGCCTGCAGCACGGCTCTTGGACAGCACAAGCGCGGGGTACGGTCCGACATTGTACAGCTTTCCTTGGACTGCGCCCGGTTCAGTAGCTATTAGATAAGGAGCGACAACATGATGGTTTGATTCCCCTGTTAACAACGTGCCATATACAAATAAGCTAATCATGGCCCGAACCCCTTTCATAAACTAAAAATTGTTTGAAGAGGCCGTCAGGCCTCCGTCGCATTTCGGTCCTTTGGAAGCAGTAAGGCAAACACACCAAGCAAAGGAAGGAAGGCGCACAGTTGCATAACAAATTCGATGCCTCTCGCATCAGCGACCCAGCCGAGCACGCCTGACCCGAGACCGC
This is a stretch of genomic DNA from Paenibacillus sp. sptzw28. It encodes these proteins:
- a CDS encoding carboxyltransferase domain-containing protein, whose product is MRIFPLGERALIVKFGVGIDPVSHRKVLELTRTLEQNPFPGFHEAVPSYVSVAIYYDPVIVGKAGRPSGDAQSKVVSWLTERATRVHNAAVTSASTFTGNTVEIPVCYCSECGPDLPFVAEHNILSPDDVIKIHTSGSYTVHHIVDGIEQLQHIHYGDRN
- a CDS encoding S8 family serine peptidase, which encodes MWPSIRKFLNVPDHLTGKNTAIAVIDVIFPHHPDISSNNRRNVYHVNTSEPKAEPLRLTANKGPWNTGLHGLWTASAAGGSGQLSGGNYSGAAPEAELFLIEAGLYINTDDMEVKFCEALNWLKKNYRKFNIRGTVLTISALRDSGLLPWQADPIRVLCEELTHEGLLVISASGNTIELTCNGPASSPSVLSVGGLIVPKDGMIKHTKPYHGCRGVTFEGKGVPEILAPAENVVLPMPFQSEEERMSHATAPFDVLPKEYARNEGTSFAGPIILGAAACIWQAHPEWSAHQVKTAILESSFHYPAWQELQAGLIDVSAAVDYEPSHAEDQLGSPFSHWQSWKRKIPADRLEALRSQHEETIVRVLLSFLFETISEQYALPIQDLLVHPSWRIRTATVALLASHPAAVRKDDLRKLLTDDSRYVKMGALYTLGNCADLWEPLSGDLISLFSDPDSDIKFCALKIASKIKNRRFIEPLISGLEHDARNQNVAAFGARVIALKAITGIHFPETGWREGDCPYSDRTTDVRLSICQKWQEWKKS
- a CDS encoding gamma-glutamylcyclotransferase, with product MISLFVYGTLLTGESNHHVVAPYLIATEPGAVQGKLYNVGPYPALVLSKSRAAGVIVGEWMTVSESGLPALDQLEHFYAPGDSRNEYERVRVVDIDGNREGWVYVYVWRDPSGYPEIASGSWRSVVERSRGDSLTTRLPV